The Candidatus Peregrinibacteria bacterium genome contains the following window.
TCGTTATTAAATCCTTTTTGTTCTTCATTAAATCCTTTTTGTTCTTCATTGAATCCTTTTTGTTCTTCATTAAACTTTTTCAGTTCCTCAACAAAATGCTTCAATTCTTGGAGCCTCACTAAGACCTCTGTTTCATATGTCATTTCAATCTTCCCAACAGATTTTTTGAGTTCTTGTAATGCTGTGAGTACTTCCTTTTGAAATGCGTACTGAGTCACGAGAAAAGTAAAAAAGGCAAAGCGCATTGTAAATATTTCTTTAGTAGCATGCAAGAACTTTTCTCTTCAGAAAGCCAAAAAGTGTCGACGCGGTTCGACAACACAATCGCACTTCTTTGCGAATCGCGAAAGATGATGACAACAAAACGTTTTGGAGCAACTCTTGGAAGAATTGCTCCGACGAGGGTACTGCTCAAAGATCATAAACATCTTTCCTGTGTTTTACTCGCAGAATGAAAAGTATGCTAATTTGTCCATCTTTCTCAATTCTGAAAATAGCTCTATATTGACCAATTCTAAATCTATATCTTCCATGAAAATCACCCTGTAAAGATTTGGCGAAAGACAAAGGATTCTCTTGTTCTGAATAGAAAAATAATTTTTGGATAACTCTTTTTGCCGCATCTTCCTGGAGATATTTCAGATCTCTTCTTGCCGTATCTGTAAGAAAAATTTTATATTGCATTAGAGCATTCCAAATTCTTTCATCACTTCTTCGAGGCTATAGACTTCTCCTCTCTTAACTTCTTCTTCAGCTGCAAGAATTTCTTGGTAGAGTTTCTCCATCGCGAATTCTTTTTCATCAATTGGTTTTACTTCCAGAACAGGAACATTCTTTTTCAGAATGATGTAGCGAATTCCTCCTTTTCGAGAAGCCTTTACATAGCTGGCCATGTTTTGGCGAAAATCTTTCATTCCAATAAGTTTTGTAACCATAGTGTATACTTAAGAGCACCTGAAGTGTACACTATAAAATTAGAAATATCAATCTTTCTCAACTGTATTTTCTGATATGGCGAGAGAAATAGAAAATCTGAGCAGAGAGAAGAATCTGCTCTGCATCTTTGCAATGAGGGAAAAACGATGCACGAATGTGTCGTCGGACATCGTCGACAGATTCGTACTGAAGAAAGAGGAAGAATTAAAAAATTATCTGCATAAGTTCAGATACATATTGCACTCCATAAATGAGGGGACTTAACCCTCCTCTTCCGTCGGAGCAACTCTTTTGAGAGTTGCTCCCCACGTTTCTATGGCATCTCCCTCAAAGATTCACAAAACATTTTTCTGTCGTCGAACACTGACGACACTTTGAGCATAAAAAA
Protein-coding sequences here:
- a CDS encoding type II toxin-antitoxin system RelE/ParE family toxin, which produces MQYKIFLTDTARRDLKYLQEDAAKRVIQKLFFYSEQENPLSFAKSLQGDFHGRYRFRIGQYRAIFRIEKDGQISILFILRVKHRKDVYDL
- a CDS encoding type II toxin-antitoxin system Phd/YefM family antitoxin — protein: MVTKLIGMKDFRQNMASYVKASRKGGIRYIILKKNVPVLEVKPIDEKEFAMEKLYQEILAAEEEVKRGEVYSLEEVMKEFGML